One genomic window of Microbacterium sp. BH-3-3-3 includes the following:
- a CDS encoding carbohydrate-binding domain-containing protein codes for MRRLIPLALPLALAGLVLAGCAVTAQPAATSAPAITASSVESSVQTTSDIDSTIPAAAAELLAANADGTVVKDDEWSIADAETITLAGSTASSDSAGVRIDGSTVTITAAGVYTLTGTLDGNVVVAAPDDAQVVLVLDDATIESTSGAAIQVVTADDVAINLAAGSTNTVTAVSSADADASAAIYADSDLTVSGSGALTVTDTGNDGISSTDDLAVIGGTITVTAADDALRGKDSLVVKDGTLTLTAGGDALKSDQTDDATQGYVWIAGGTIDATATDDGIDAWTDALITGGTVSIAAEDDGIHSEITLAISGGDVTISQSYEGIESGDIRIAGGITSVISSDDGVNASGGTTTSSSGGMGGGMQDTGETLTISGGTLVVDAQGDGLDSNGSITMTGGDVTVHGPTQQGNGALDSNGGIDVSGGTLAALGSTGMAESPDESSAQGWLAATASGSVGSTVQITDASGTVIAQYTAEKTFGSVVFTSSAITDGQSYTVTVDGVATLVTAGVAAAGGMGGGGMGGGRP; via the coding sequence ATGCGCCGCCTGATCCCCCTCGCCCTTCCCCTCGCTCTCGCGGGCCTCGTGCTCGCCGGGTGCGCCGTCACCGCTCAGCCCGCCGCGACGTCGGCGCCGGCCATCACGGCATCCAGCGTCGAGTCGAGCGTGCAGACCACCTCCGACATCGACTCCACCATCCCCGCGGCCGCCGCCGAACTGCTCGCGGCCAACGCCGACGGCACCGTCGTGAAAGACGACGAGTGGAGCATCGCGGATGCCGAGACCATCACGCTCGCGGGCTCCACCGCGTCGAGCGACTCGGCGGGAGTCCGCATCGACGGCTCGACCGTCACCATCACCGCCGCCGGCGTCTACACGTTGACCGGCACGCTCGATGGGAACGTGGTCGTCGCCGCCCCCGACGACGCGCAGGTGGTCCTCGTGCTCGACGACGCGACCATCGAGAGCACCTCGGGCGCGGCCATCCAGGTCGTGACCGCCGACGATGTGGCGATCAACCTCGCGGCGGGCTCCACCAACACGGTCACCGCTGTGAGCTCGGCCGACGCCGACGCGAGCGCCGCCATCTACGCCGACAGCGACCTCACCGTCTCGGGCTCGGGGGCCCTCACCGTCACCGACACGGGCAACGACGGCATCTCGTCCACCGACGACCTCGCGGTCATCGGCGGCACGATCACGGTGACCGCCGCCGACGATGCCCTGCGCGGCAAGGACTCGCTCGTCGTGAAAGACGGCACGCTCACCCTCACCGCCGGGGGCGATGCCCTCAAGAGCGACCAGACGGACGACGCCACCCAGGGCTACGTCTGGATCGCCGGCGGCACGATCGACGCCACCGCGACAGATGACGGCATCGACGCGTGGACGGACGCGCTGATCACCGGCGGCACCGTGTCGATCGCGGCCGAGGACGATGGCATCCATTCCGAAATCACTCTGGCGATCTCGGGCGGAGACGTCACCATCAGCCAGTCGTACGAGGGCATCGAGTCGGGCGACATACGCATTGCCGGCGGAATCACCTCGGTCATCTCGTCGGATGACGGGGTGAACGCCTCGGGCGGCACCACGACGAGCTCGAGCGGCGGAATGGGCGGCGGCATGCAGGACACCGGCGAGACCCTCACCATCTCGGGCGGCACCCTGGTGGTCGACGCCCAAGGCGATGGCCTCGACTCCAACGGCAGCATCACCATGACCGGCGGAGACGTCACCGTTCACGGCCCCACCCAACAGGGCAACGGCGCGCTCGACTCGAACGGCGGCATCGACGTCTCGGGCGGCACGCTCGCCGCCCTCGGCAGCACCGGAATGGCCGAATCGCCCGACGAATCGTCGGCGCAGGGGTGGCTCGCCGCGACGGCCTCGGGTTCCGTGGGGTCGACGGTTCAGATCACGGATGCCAGTGGCACGGTCATCGCGCAGTACACCGCCGAGAAGACCTTCGGATCGGTCGTGTTCACGTCGTCGGCGATCACCGACGGGCAGTCGTACACGGTGACCGTCGACGGGGTCGCGACCTTGGTCACAGCCGGCGTCGCGGCGGCCGGCGGGATGGGAGGTGGGGGCATGGGTGGCGGGCGACCCTGA
- a CDS encoding carboxymuconolactone decarboxylase family protein — translation MNASLNVGLTPQQIVEAMLHAAVYCGFPRALNATFTAKKVFAERGLLPVE, via the coding sequence GTGAACGCCTCGCTCAACGTCGGGCTCACGCCGCAGCAGATCGTCGAGGCCATGCTGCACGCCGCGGTGTACTGCGGTTTCCCGCGCGCCCTCAACGCCACGTTCACCGCGAAGAAGGTCTTCGCGGAGCGGGGGTTGCTGCCGGTGGAATGA
- a CDS encoding MerR family DNA-binding transcriptional regulator: MKDEDGLSVAQMAEATGVTAHTLRYYERAGLIRPSRSSRCT; the protein is encoded by the coding sequence ATGAAGGACGAAGACGGCCTGAGCGTCGCCCAGATGGCCGAGGCCACCGGGGTGACCGCCCACACCCTGCGCTACTACGAGCGGGCGGGGCTGATCCGCCCGAGCCGCAGCTCGAGGTGCACGTGA